CCGGCCGATTTCAGCTCCTGCACGACCCGATCCGCCGAGTCTTTGTTCGACCTGAACGTGAACGCCACCTTGGCCCCTCTTGCGGAGAGAAGTCGAACGATCTCCCGACCGATGCCCCGGCTTCCCCCGCTGACGAGGGCCACCCGGCCCGACAGGGGTTTTTCGGGGGTCGCATTCACACTCGATTCAGGCGGCATGAGACGTGTACGCCGTGGAGAGGGCCTGCCTCAGTTTTTCGTTCCATCCCGCCGACTCCATGGCAATGCATGCGGCCTGGGGGGCGATACGGCGGACGAGGCCCGTCAGGACCTGGCCTGGGCCGACTTCCAAGAAAATCTCCACGCCCGTTTCGCTCATGTGCTTGATCGTATCTTCCCATAGCACAGGCGACACGATTTGTTGAGTCAGCCGGCGGCGGGCCTCCTGAGCAAAAGAGGCGTCATCCGGCGCCGGGTGAGGACGGGCCGTAACATTCGAGTAGACCGGGATCGCAGGTTTCCGGAAGGTGAACCGCGCAAGCAGCTCCTGCATGCGGTCCGCGGCGGGCTGCATCAGGGAGCAGTGGAAGGGGGCGCTCACGGAGAGGGGAATCACCCTCTTGGCGCCCCGCCCGCGGGCTTCTTCACCCGCCTTCTTGACCGCCGCCGCCTCTCCGGCAATGACAATCTGTCCGCTCCCGTTATAGTTGGCGGGGGAGACGACGCCGTTTCCGGAGGACACACTGCGGCAAACCTCGTCCAGCGCCGCACGATCGAGTCCCAGCACGGCCGCCATGGCGCCCCGACCGGGCGGAACCGCATCCTGCATATACCGGCCACGCTCCCTCACGCATTGGAGGGCATCGGCGAATTCCATCGCTCCGGCGGCCACGAGGGCCGAAAACTCTCCGAGACTGTGCCCTGCGCATGCGGTGGGCGTGAGGTCGAAACTCTTTCTGAGATGCTGGAGCGCGGCCACGCTTGCCGCGAGGATGGCCGGCTGGGTATTCGCGGTGAGGGTGAGTTCCGATTCCGGCCCCTCAAACATGAGTTTAAGGAGGGCGGTGCCGAGGGCCGGATCGACCCGCTCCAGGAGGGCACGGCAGTCGGCGTCCGTGTCGTACAGCGATTTCGCCATGCCGACGTACTGGCTCCCCTGGCCGGGGAAGATGAGCGCAATTTTTCTACTTACCATCGGAGGGTCATCGCGCCCCACGTCAGCCCTCCGCCCATGGCCGCCAGGATCACGACATCTCCTTCGCGCAGGCGGCCTTCTCGTGAGGCTTCATCCAAGGCGATCGGCAGGGAAGCGGCCGACGTGTTGCCGTACTTGTCGATATTCACGAACACCTGGTCGTCCTTGAATCCGAGTCTTTCCTGAATGGATCGGATGATCCGGAGATTGGCCTGGTGAATCATCAGGAGGCGCACGGTGTCGGGCTTGAGGCCGTTGCGTTCGATCTCTTTTCGGATCGCGGCCTCGGTGGCGCGCACGGCCCACTTGAAGACCTCGGGTCCGTTCATATGGATGAACTGCTCGCGCGCTTCCAGCATTTTCAAGCTCGGCGGCCGGGCCGATCCGCCGCCGGGGATGCACAGGAAATTCCCGCCCTTGCCATCGGCGGCCAGATGGAACGACACGATTCCGCGCGACGAGCGTCCGTTCTTCGAGAGGACCGCCGCGCCCGCGCCGTCGCCGAACAGGATGCACGTTCCGCGGTCCTGCCAATCCGTCACTTTCGAGAGGAGATCGACGCCCACCACGAGTATTTTCCCCGCGTCGGTCGACTTGAGCATCGAATCGGCGACCGAGAGGGAGTGAACGAATCCGGAGCAGGCGGCGTAGAGGTCAAAGGCGAACGCGCGGGTCGCGCCGATTTCCTTCTGGATGAGGCATGCGGTGTTGGGCATGATGGAATCCGGGGTCGTCGTGGCGACGATGATGCCGTCCAGATCCTCCGGGCGCACTTTCGCCTGATGCAACGCCGCCGTCGCCGCGCGCGCGCCGAAAATCGAGCTGGATTCCCCTTCCGCGGCAATCCGGCGCTCCCGGATGCCGGTCCGTTCGACAATCCAGGCGTCCGAGGTCTTGACCATCTTCTCGAGGTCGGCATTCGTGAGGCGTCGCTCGGGCAGGGCGCTTCCGAGGCCGGCGATGATGTTGCCCACGTCAGTTCTTGACCATGTGGTGAAACACCCGTTCCATCTGGCCGATCAAGTCCTTGTGCGCCAGCTCGGAAGCGGATCGGACGGCGTTGCGGATGGCCTTGGGCGATGAAGCGCCGTGCGAAATGATGGTGATGCCGCGCACGCCCAGAAGAGGCGCCCCGCCGTATTCGGCATAGTCGAGTCGCTTCGCAAGTTCCTTGAGATAGAGCGCTGGGACGGCCGACACCACCTTGCGGAAGGTTGATTTGGTGAGCTCCGTCTTGATGAGCGAGAGGATCATTTCCGCGAGACCTTCGCTGGCCTTTAGGATCGCATTGCCGACGAAACCGTCGCAGACGACCACGTCGACCTTACCCTTGAAAATGTCCCGCCCTTCCACGTAGCCGGTGTACCGGACGGGCGCCGCCTTCAGCGCCTCCGCCGTTTTTTGGGTTAAGTCGTTTCCCTTGGATTCCTCTTCGCCGTTCGCGAGGAGCCCCACCGTGGGGGCCGATTTACCCAGGAGCGCCTTCATGTACGTGGCGCCCATCACGGCGAAATCCCGGAGGTGTTGCGGTTTGCAATCGACATTCGCGCCCGCGTCGATGAGGAGACAGGTGGAGTTGTTGGTCGGAACGGGGGTGGCGATGGCGGGCCGTTCGATGTCCGCGAGCCGTTTCAGGGTGAAGAGCGCACACGCCATCACCGCGCCGGAGTTGCCCGCGCTGACGAAGGCAGAGGCTTTTCCATTCCTTACCGCTTCAAGTCCCACCACGATGGACGAACCTTTCCGACGGATGGCCTTGGCGGGGCTCTCGTCCATGGCCACCACATCGGGGGCGTCCAGAACCTCGATGGGGAGGTCGTAATAGGAGAAGCGCTTCAGCTCATGATCCACGGTGTTCTTGCGGCCTACGAGGAGCACCGGAATCTTGAGGTCGCGGGCGGCCTGAATGGCGCCGTCCACCGCGGCCATCGGCGCGTGATCGCCGCCCATCGCGTCCACCGCGACGGGAAGAATTTTCGGGGTCAAGGGCCTACTTTTCCGCCGGGAAGATTTCGCGTTCCTTGTACGTTCCGCACTGGGGGCAGACCGTGTGCGGGCGCTTCACGTTTCCACACTTCGGGCATTTGGAGGAGGCCGGCACGGCCAGGCCCGTATGGGTCCGCTTCGAGAGCGTTCGGGACCGTGAATGTTTGCGCTTGGGATTTGGCATGTGAACTCCTGACAGTCGTGCGGAGCCTCGGACGCCCCTAGCGGGGGCAGCCGCAGGCTCCCGGGTTGAGGTTTGCGCCGCACCGGGGGCACAGGCCTTTGCATTCCTCACGGCAGAGGAATCGCATCGGCACGGCGAGGTTCATGTGTTCCTCGATCATCGGATCGAGGTCGATCATACCAGAAAAGTAGGCTTCCGTCCCCATCTCCTCCGCCGAGAGTTCCACGTCGGCGCGACCGGCGCCACGGCCGTGTGGAGCATTTCGATGGCCGCCCCGCCGGTGGGAGGCTCGATCGGGTTCGTCCTCCATTTCGACCACCTCCTTGCGGGGGACGCACAGAAGGTCGAACTTGTATCGGAGCGGGCAGGGGAACTCCGCCAGACAGCGCACGCAAACGGCTTGAACCGTGACAGCAAGTGATCCCCTTACGAGCACGTCTCGATGGCTTCGCTGGAGGTGGATCTCGGCTTCGAGCGGCCGGGTAAACGTGAGATCATCCACCATGCTCCGCTTCTGATGATGCTTGAGCCAGTCGACATCCATCTCGACGCGAAGTGACATGCCTTCCTGCGGTATCTGATCCACCCTGATTTTCATGGGATGTCGTTTGTGATTGTGCTTTGCCCGGTCTCAATATCTCGATCGGGTCCGATCGAGCGGGCGGATTATCCCAATTTTCGTCCGCGTGTCAAACGCCCCCATGTTGCGCGGTCCCGTGCCAAGACTTCGGGCGACTCAACGGCTCCCGCGTCAGTCCCGGTCGAACCTCACATTCCACTTTAAGTTTCCCAACGCCGCAAAAGCCTCTTTATAGGCAATCGTGGGATATTACTTGACAAGAAAACCACAGAATTGTATATTGTCCCATGAAATGGTATGAAATACCGTACGGATCTGACGGAGGCACATGGACAGTTTCAGAGGCAGTTTCGTCCACACAATTGACTCCAAGGGACGTCTCAGTATCCCCTCAAGATTTCGGCAACTTCTCAAGGAAGCTTATGCCGCGGACAGCCTTGTTTTGAGCCACTACGATGGGTGCCTCAGGGCCTTTCCGCTCGCCGTGTGGGAGAAGATGGAAGACCGAAACCGCGAGAAGTTGGATCTCCTTCCGTTTGCCGATCCCGCGGCGATTCGGACGATCCGCTCCATCAATGCCAATGCGCAAGAATGCGAGGTGGACCGATTGGGCCGGATTCTCGTTTCGAGGAATCTGCGCGAAGCGGGGGACCTCAGGCAGGACGTGGTGATCGTGGGGATGACGACCTATTTCGAAATTTGGGCACGCGAGCGCTGGTTGGCCCAGCTCGAGAAGGACCGCGAAGCGGCTGTTTCGGGTGGGGCATGAGTCCAGCGGGCCAGGCGTGGGAACACCAACCGGTGATGGTGAACGAAGTGGTTCAGTGGATGAACCCGTCGGCGAACAAAGTGTACGTTGACGGCACGCTGGGCGACGGCGGTCACTCGGAGGCGATCCTGGAGGCCTCGTCGCCGGACGGCATTGTCGTCGGCGTGGACGTCGATGACGATGCGATCCGTTCGGCGCGGGATCGTCTCCGCCGGTTCGGTGATCGTTTTCAGACCGTGCGTGGAAACTTCCGCCGTCTGCAATCTCTCTTGCGAGAGGCGCCGGCCTTTTCGCGCGAGGAGGCGAAAGCGGATGGCATCCTCTTCGATCTGGGCGGGAGCACGCGGCAGTTCCTCTCGCCCGAACGGGGATTCAGCCTCAGCGCGGACGGGCCGCTCGACATGCGGATGGACCGCACGCTCCCGACGACGGCGGCCGATGTGGTGGCGGAGGAGCGTGAGGACCGGCTGGCCGAAATTTTCAAGGACCTGGGTGAAGAGCGGTTCGCGCGCCGGGTGGCCCGAGACCTGGTTCGTCGGCGAAGGCGAAACCCCATCAGGACTACGCGCGATCTCGCCGACTGCGTGGCGGGCGCGGTGGGGCCGCGACGCGGCCGTCTTCATCCGGCCACGAAGGTGTTCATGGCCCTCCGGATTTTCGTAAACGAGGAAATGGAAGCCCTGGAGGAGGGCCTGCGGGAGGCGATTCAAGCCCTGAAGCCGGGTGGACGATTCCTCGTGCTCACCTATCACTCGCTGGAGGACCGTCGAACGAAGCATGCTTTTCGCGATGCGAGCCGGGGAGATTCCCCGAAGTTTGTACTCTTATCCCGGAAACCTCTCACGCCCTCCGTTCGTGAACGGCGGGAGAATCCCCGTTCGCGCAGCGCGAAGCTCCGCGGTGTGGAGGCGCTGCCGGGGTGAAGTTGAAACTGGCCGTCCTCGGCCTTCTCAACGCCTTTCTCCTCCTGGGCTACGTCTGGTGCCGGCTCCAGACGTATGACATCGGCTACGAGATCAGCCGGAATCTCGAAGAGCTACAGACCGCTCGCGATTCGAATTCGAGGCTGAGGCTGGAGTACTCGCGGCTGTCTTCGCCGTCGCGAATTCGCGACGAGGCTGAAAACCGATTGGGCCTGAAGCCGCTCCGGCCGGCGCAGCGTGTGGTCTTGGAGGTTCCAGTCGGTGGATGAGCCGGTGAGATCCTGGCGCGAACGATCGTCCAGGCGATTCGCGGTCCTGACCGGAATACTGTCTCTGGCGCTCGCGGTCATCGGCGGGCGGGTATTCATGCTCGCCTATCTCACCGATCCGGAGATCGCGAACCGGGCGCGCCGGCAGCAGGGGGATGTCATTGAGCTGGCGCCGCGTCGAGGGAAGATCCTCGATCGCAACGGGACCCTCCTTGCCATCAGTCGCCAGATGGCCTCCGTGTACGCCCATCCGAGGAAAGTTCAGAACAAAGTCGCCGCGGCGCGCCGGCTGTCGCCGTTCGTCGGCCGATCGCCGGAAGCGGTTCTTCGCGATCTGCGTCAAAACAAGAACTTTGTCTGGATCGCCCGACAGGTGTCCCCTGCGGTCCGCGATGATCTTGAACGACGACCGATTGAGGGCGTGGGGTCATTTCCGGAGTACAAGCGGTTCTACCCCTCGGGCCCGATGGCCGCGCATGCGCTCGGCTTCGTCGGTCTCGACGGAAAGGGCCTGGAAGGGATCGAGCTCGCGTATGACACCCTCCTGAAAGGAAAATCCTCCACGCTGGTCATCACCCGCGACGGGCTGGGCAACATGATTTTCGACGGCGTGTCGGATGAGTACGAGAGCGAGGGGCAGGGCCTCGTGCTGACGATGGATCTGAACGTCCAGTCGCTCGTCGATGCCCGCCTTCAGGAGGCCGTGGATTCCTCGGGAGCCAAGCGCGGCTGGGCCGTGGCGATGGACCCGCAGAGGGGCGAGATTCTGGCCTGGTCCACCGTTCCAAGCTTTGATCCGAACGCCTTCCGAACCCTCTCGCCTCATCAGTGGAAGAATCACCTGGTGGCCGACGCCATCGATCCCGGCTCCACCCTGAAGGCCATCGTGATGACCGCCGCGCTGGAGACCGACGCCTTCAACGAGAAGGACACCCTGTACTGTGAGAACGGCGAGTACAAGTTCTACGACCGTGTGATCCACGATTTCCACAAATATGAGAGGCTCAATTTCCTCGAGGTGTTCCAGCTTTCGAGCAACATCTGCGCCGCGAAAATCGGGGTCGATCTCGGGCGAAAGACGGTCTATGAATTTGTGAAAAAATTCGGTCTCGGCGACCGGACGGGGATCGACCTTCCCGGCGAAATCCGGGGGTTGATCTCGCACTATTCGTCGTGGACGCCGGTGGACGTGGCGAACATTTCCTTTGGGCAGGGCCTGGCCGTGACTCCCATCCAGATCGCGGGCGTATTTTCCGCTTTTGCCAACGGTGGGCAGCTCGTTACGCCTCACCTTGCGAAGAAAGTGACCGACGCGCATGATCGATTGGTGAGGGAGATCGACTTTCCACCCGGCCGCCGGGTGGCCTCCGCTCGCACCATCGAGCGCGCCGTGCGGATTCTGGAAAGCGTGGTGACCGACAAGGGCACGGGCCGTCTCGGGATGGTCGAAGGATACCGCGCGGCCGGCAAGACGGGAACGGCGCAGAAATTGGATCCCGTGACCAAGACGTATTCGAAGGACGCCTACGTGGCCTCTTTCGTCGGATTCGCGCCGGCGGATTCGCCGCGGGTGGTTCTGCTGGTCATGCTGGACGAACCGCGAAAGATCATCTACGGCGGGGTTGTGGCGGCGCCGGTCTTCCGGGCCATCATGACGGAACTGCTCCCCTATCTGGGTGTCTACCCGAACTCGGCTGACGTCCGCACATCCTGATCGACACGTGAAACTCTCTGCCCTCCTCAAAGGAATCAAGCCGGTCCGGTGGAACGTGGCGCGGGACACGGAAATCCTTCACCTGACCGCGGATTCGCGGGACGTGAAGCGCGGCTCGGCCTTCATCGCCGTCCGGGGAACAAAGTCGGACGGCCATCAGTTCCTGGCTCAGGCGAGGGTGAACGGAGCGGCGGCGTGCATCGTCGAAACGGTGCCGGAAGGCGAGTTGGCCCGAAGCGTGCCTTGGGTCCTCGCTCCCAGCTCCCATGAGGCGATGATTCATGCGGCGAGAAATTTTTTCGGCGATCCGGCCTCCCAGATGACCGTGGTGGGGGTGACCGGCACGAATGGGAAAACGACGTTCACCTACCTGATGGAAGGGGTGCTGGAAAGCGCGGGAATGCCCACCGGAGTCGTAGGGACCGTGAACTACCGGGCTCGTCGGAAGATCTGGCCCAGCAAGAACACCACACCGGGCGCGGTCGATCTCCAACGTATGCTCTCCGAAATTCTGAAAATTGGAGCCAAACACTGTGTCATGGAGGTCTCCTCCCACGCCCTCGACCAGAAGCGGGCGGACGGAATCGAATTCGACATCGTGGTCTTCACGAATCTGACCCAGGACCATTTGGACTATCATGCGGACATGGAAATGTATGGGAACGCGAAGCGCCGATTGTTCACCGAGCTCCTGGAATCCAGCCGGAAGAAGCGGAAGGCGGCCGTGGTGAATGTCGACAGCGCGTTCGGCGCGGCCCTCGCCCGCCAGCTCCATGGGCGGGTCGTCCGGTACGGATGGGAGACGGGTGACGTGCGGGTGTTGCAGTCGCGAGGCGATGAAAACGGAACCCAGGCCGTGGTGTCCACTCCCGAAGGCCCGGTGGAAGTTCACTCGGCGCTCGTCGGCCGTCACAATCTCTACAACATTCTTGCGGCCGTGGCCGCCGGTTGGGCGATGGGTCTGGGCCGGGAAGACATGAAGCGGGGCATTGCCCGCGTTCGCACGGTTCCGGGCCGGATGGAGAGGGTGGATCACGCCGGCCGATCCGTCTGGGTGGACTACGCCCACACGCCCGATGCCTTGAAACACGTGCTTTTGGTGACGAAAAGCATCACGCCGGGCCACGTCACCTGCGTTTTCGGCTGCGGCGGCGACCGCGATCGCGGGAAGCGTCCTCAGATGGGAAAGATTGCATCCACGCTCGCGGATCGCGTGATCATTACTTCAGACAATCCCCGCTCGGAGGACCCGCTCCGCATCATTGAGGAGATCAAGCGAGGAATCGAGGCCCGGCCCGAGATCGAAATCCTTCCCCTTCCCGACCGCCGGCAGGCCATCGTCGAGGCGGTGCGAGGGTGCGGTCCCGGAGACGGCATTCTCCTCGCAGGGAAAGGGCATGAGGACTATCAGATCATCCGCGACAAGAAACTCCCCTTCAGCGATGTAGCGGTGGCGAGGGAAGCGTTGAAGGCCCATGCGTCCTGAGGCGGAAGCACGAACGGTGAAGTTCACGCTGAAAGACCTGATGCGCGCGACCGGAGGAATTTTCCGGGGGGGTCGCTCCACGGCCACGTTCGACGGCGTCAGCACCGATTCGCGGGATGTTCGCTCCGGCGCCCTCTTTTTTGCGCTCTCCGGCCCGCGGTTTGATGGCCACCGGTTTGTGGTTTCGGCCTTGAAATCCGGCGCCTTCGGAGCGGTGATCCGGGAGGGTGAGGCGCCCTCCCTCCGGGGCCCGGCCACGGCCGCCCGGGAGGAGAGCATTCTCGTGGAGGTCTCGAATCCTCTCGACGCCCTCGGCGACCTGGCGCAACAGGCGCGCGCTCGCTTCGCGGGGGCGGTGGTGGGAGTGACCGGCAGTAATGGCAAGACCACAACCAAGGAAATCCTCCGACTCCTTCTGGGCACCCGACTCGACGTGGGGTGCACCTCGGGAAATTTCAACAATCAGATCGGCCTGCCCCGGACCCTCCTGGGGTTCTCCGGAGATGAAAAAGTCTGGGTCCTTGAATTGGGAATCAATCAGAGGGGCGAGATGGAACGACTGGCGGCCGTCGCATCGCCCACGATCGGGGTGATCACCGACCTTT
The DNA window shown above is from Nitrospirota bacterium and carries:
- the rpmF gene encoding 50S ribosomal protein L32 — translated: MPNPKRKHSRSRTLSKRTHTGLAVPASSKCPKCGNVKRPHTVCPQCGTYKEREIFPAEK
- a CDS encoding cell division protein FtsL — translated: MKLKLAVLGLLNAFLLLGYVWCRLQTYDIGYEISRNLEELQTARDSNSRLRLEYSRLSSPSRIRDEAENRLGLKPLRPAQRVVLEVPVGG
- a CDS encoding ketoacyl-ACP synthase III, producing MGNIIAGLGSALPERRLTNADLEKMVKTSDAWIVERTGIRERRIAAEGESSSIFGARAATAALHQAKVRPEDLDGIIVATTTPDSIMPNTACLIQKEIGATRAFAFDLYAACSGFVHSLSVADSMLKSTDAGKILVVGVDLLSKVTDWQDRGTCILFGDGAGAAVLSKNGRSSRGIVSFHLAADGKGGNFLCIPGGGSARPPSLKMLEAREQFIHMNGPEVFKWAVRATEAAIRKEIERNGLKPDTVRLLMIHQANLRIIRSIQERLGFKDDQVFVNIDKYGNTSAASLPIALDEASREGRLREGDVVILAAMGGGLTWGAMTLRW
- the rsmH gene encoding 16S rRNA (cytosine(1402)-N(4))-methyltransferase RsmH is translated as MSPAGQAWEHQPVMVNEVVQWMNPSANKVYVDGTLGDGGHSEAILEASSPDGIVVGVDVDDDAIRSARDRLRRFGDRFQTVRGNFRRLQSLLREAPAFSREEAKADGILFDLGGSTRQFLSPERGFSLSADGPLDMRMDRTLPTTAADVVAEEREDRLAEIFKDLGEERFARRVARDLVRRRRRNPIRTTRDLADCVAGAVGPRRGRLHPATKVFMALRIFVNEEMEALEEGLREAIQALKPGGRFLVLTYHSLEDRRTKHAFRDASRGDSPKFVLLSRKPLTPSVRERRENPRSRSAKLRGVEALPG
- the fabD gene encoding ACP S-malonyltransferase, with the protein product MVSRKIALIFPGQGSQYVGMAKSLYDTDADCRALLERVDPALGTALLKLMFEGPESELTLTANTQPAILAASVAALQHLRKSFDLTPTACAGHSLGEFSALVAAGAMEFADALQCVRERGRYMQDAVPPGRGAMAAVLGLDRAALDEVCRSVSSGNGVVSPANYNGSGQIVIAGEAAAVKKAGEEARGRGAKRVIPLSVSAPFHCSLMQPAADRMQELLARFTFRKPAIPVYSNVTARPHPAPDDASFAQEARRRLTQQIVSPVLWEDTIKHMSETGVEIFLEVGPGQVLTGLVRRIAPQAACIAMESAGWNEKLRQALSTAYTSHAA
- a CDS encoding DUF177 domain-containing protein, yielding MSLRVEMDVDWLKHHQKRSMVDDLTFTRPLEAEIHLQRSHRDVLVRGSLAVTVQAVCVRCLAEFPCPLRYKFDLLCVPRKEVVEMEDEPDRASHRRGGHRNAPHGRGAGRADVELSAEEMGTEAYFSGMIDLDPMIEEHMNLAVPMRFLCREECKGLCPRCGANLNPGACGCPR
- a CDS encoding penicillin-binding protein 2, which codes for MRSWRERSSRRFAVLTGILSLALAVIGGRVFMLAYLTDPEIANRARRQQGDVIELAPRRGKILDRNGTLLAISRQMASVYAHPRKVQNKVAAARRLSPFVGRSPEAVLRDLRQNKNFVWIARQVSPAVRDDLERRPIEGVGSFPEYKRFYPSGPMAAHALGFVGLDGKGLEGIELAYDTLLKGKSSTLVITRDGLGNMIFDGVSDEYESEGQGLVLTMDLNVQSLVDARLQEAVDSSGAKRGWAVAMDPQRGEILAWSTVPSFDPNAFRTLSPHQWKNHLVADAIDPGSTLKAIVMTAALETDAFNEKDTLYCENGEYKFYDRVIHDFHKYERLNFLEVFQLSSNICAAKIGVDLGRKTVYEFVKKFGLGDRTGIDLPGEIRGLISHYSSWTPVDVANISFGQGLAVTPIQIAGVFSAFANGGQLVTPHLAKKVTDAHDRLVREIDFPPGRRVASARTIERAVRILESVVTDKGTGRLGMVEGYRAAGKTGTAQKLDPVTKTYSKDAYVASFVGFAPADSPRVVLLVMLDEPRKIIYGGVVAAPVFRAIMTELLPYLGVYPNSADVRTS
- the mraZ gene encoding division/cell wall cluster transcriptional repressor MraZ, which produces MDSFRGSFVHTIDSKGRLSIPSRFRQLLKEAYAADSLVLSHYDGCLRAFPLAVWEKMEDRNREKLDLLPFADPAAIRTIRSINANAQECEVDRLGRILVSRNLREAGDLRQDVVIVGMTTYFEIWARERWLAQLEKDREAAVSGGA
- the plsX gene encoding phosphate acyltransferase PlsX, encoding MTPKILPVAVDAMGGDHAPMAAVDGAIQAARDLKIPVLLVGRKNTVDHELKRFSYYDLPIEVLDAPDVVAMDESPAKAIRRKGSSIVVGLEAVRNGKASAFVSAGNSGAVMACALFTLKRLADIERPAIATPVPTNNSTCLLIDAGANVDCKPQHLRDFAVMGATYMKALLGKSAPTVGLLANGEEESKGNDLTQKTAEALKAAPVRYTGYVEGRDIFKGKVDVVVCDGFVGNAILKASEGLAEMILSLIKTELTKSTFRKVVSAVPALYLKELAKRLDYAEYGGAPLLGVRGITIISHGASSPKAIRNAVRSASELAHKDLIGQMERVFHHMVKN
- a CDS encoding UDP-N-acetylmuramoyl-L-alanyl-D-glutamate--2,6-diaminopimelate ligase: MKLSALLKGIKPVRWNVARDTEILHLTADSRDVKRGSAFIAVRGTKSDGHQFLAQARVNGAAACIVETVPEGELARSVPWVLAPSSHEAMIHAARNFFGDPASQMTVVGVTGTNGKTTFTYLMEGVLESAGMPTGVVGTVNYRARRKIWPSKNTTPGAVDLQRMLSEILKIGAKHCVMEVSSHALDQKRADGIEFDIVVFTNLTQDHLDYHADMEMYGNAKRRLFTELLESSRKKRKAAVVNVDSAFGAALARQLHGRVVRYGWETGDVRVLQSRGDENGTQAVVSTPEGPVEVHSALVGRHNLYNILAAVAAGWAMGLGREDMKRGIARVRTVPGRMERVDHAGRSVWVDYAHTPDALKHVLLVTKSITPGHVTCVFGCGGDRDRGKRPQMGKIASTLADRVIITSDNPRSEDPLRIIEEIKRGIEARPEIEILPLPDRRQAIVEAVRGCGPGDGILLAGKGHEDYQIIRDKKLPFSDVAVAREALKAHAS